The following proteins come from a genomic window of Coregonus clupeaformis isolate EN_2021a chromosome 2, ASM2061545v1, whole genome shotgun sequence:
- the apln gene encoding apelin has translation MNVKILTLVIVLLVSLLCSASAGPIMASTEHGTALEEAGGVRRLVQQNPGRGGQSHRPAGWKRRRPRPRLSHKGPMPF, from the exons ATGAATGTGAAGATCCTGACGCTGGTGATTGTGCTCTTGGTGTCTCTGCTGTGTTCTGCCAGTGCTG GTCCCATCATGGCCTCCACAGAGCATGGCACAGCACTAGAAGAGGCGGGCGGCGTGAGAAGGCTGGTCCAGCAGAACCCCGGCAGGGGTGGCCAGAGCCACAGACCGGCCGGCTGGAAGAGGAGACGCCCACGACCTCGTCTCTCCCACAAGGGGCCCATGCCATTCTAG